The following are encoded together in the Flavihumibacter fluvii genome:
- a CDS encoding M20/M25/M40 family metallo-hydrolase: MSRIWFLLFYSCLPVSLLNAQDSVLMRIEQVEKLALDILASDSMNGRSAYSIENRKVADFIAGYFAATGLKPFQDSGFLQPFYGRSTDSASVLYNVVGFLPGRSRPLEYVIVSAHMDHLPPLESNKKDRIFNGANDNASGVAVLMALAQYYAALGNNERSLVFCAFNAEELGLWGSAYFAGKSDIKKIVAGINFDMMGVPQFGKNRLMITGRRYSTFYEIVKKNISGQGIKLKTDSQIDLFSRSDNYSFAQLGVPAHTFSTSDDRYPCYHKPCDELKKLDIPNMARLTKVIIQGISTIVNGTDSPVRINGK, from the coding sequence ATGAGCAGGATTTGGTTCCTTCTGTTTTACAGTTGTTTACCGGTCAGCCTTCTCAATGCGCAGGATAGTGTGTTGATGCGCATAGAACAGGTTGAAAAGCTGGCATTAGACATCCTGGCCAGTGATTCAATGAATGGTCGGTCGGCTTACTCCATTGAAAACAGGAAGGTGGCAGATTTTATTGCAGGTTATTTTGCAGCCACCGGATTAAAGCCATTCCAGGACAGCGGATTTTTACAGCCATTTTACGGCCGCTCAACGGACAGCGCCTCGGTGTTGTATAATGTTGTAGGATTTTTGCCGGGGAGGTCCAGGCCCTTAGAATATGTTATCGTTTCAGCGCATATGGATCATCTTCCACCCTTGGAAAGCAATAAGAAGGATAGGATATTTAATGGTGCAAATGATAATGCATCCGGAGTTGCGGTACTTATGGCCCTGGCACAGTATTATGCTGCTCTCGGAAATAATGAAAGGAGCCTGGTGTTTTGTGCCTTCAATGCAGAAGAGCTGGGATTATGGGGCTCTGCTTATTTTGCCGGAAAGTCCGATATAAAAAAAATTGTAGCCGGAATAAACTTCGACATGATGGGGGTACCGCAATTCGGGAAGAACCGCTTAATGATTACAGGCAGGAGGTATAGCACTTTCTATGAAATTGTAAAAAAGAATATCTCGGGTCAGGGCATAAAATTGAAGACCGATAGCCAAATCGATCTTTTTTCCAGGTCAGACAATTATTCTTTTGCGCAATTAGGCGTTCCTGCGCATACCTTTTCCACCAGTGACGACCGGTACCCTTGTTACCACAAGCCCTGCGACGAATTGAAGAAACTGGATATACCGAACATGGCCAGGCTCACGAAAGTTATTATACAGGGAATTTCAACAATTGTAAATGGTACTGACAGTCCGGTCCGGATCAATGGGAAATAG
- a CDS encoding YcxB family protein → MNISFSYDRKQVIQALRYHFFTRPEIRLLVILVNLFTIVAAVLLYMKKINPMSFLFFSTLWMALMLVVWRILPNSIYKQSATFQDDFGMSINDQQITLNTSKGTQSWPWQRFSKFLETPYFFHLYFDNRSFFLVPKDAFENITDQQEARNLFKKMITGRDKP, encoded by the coding sequence ATGAACATATCCTTTTCATATGACAGAAAGCAGGTAATACAGGCCTTGCGTTATCATTTTTTTACAAGGCCGGAAATAAGGCTCCTGGTCATTTTGGTCAACCTTTTCACCATAGTTGCAGCAGTTTTACTGTATATGAAAAAGATCAATCCAATGTCTTTCCTGTTTTTCTCAACTTTATGGATGGCCCTGATGCTGGTGGTATGGCGGATACTGCCGAACAGCATTTATAAACAATCTGCCACTTTCCAGGATGATTTCGGGATGTCGATCAATGACCAGCAGATTACCCTCAATACCAGTAAAGGCACACAATCATGGCCCTGGCAAAGGTTTAGCAAGTTCCTGGAGACGCCGTATTTTTTCCACCTGTATTTTGACAACCGCTCATTTTTCCTGGTCCCTAAAGATGCCTTTGAAAATATTACTGACCAGCAGGAGGCGCGTAATTTGTTTAAGAAGATGATCACAGGAAGAGATAAACCTTAA
- a CDS encoding AAA family ATPase, which produces MLPTSEDIRQLNEKIQYQGVFIDRLREEVGRVIVGQQHMLDRLLIGLLSNGHVLLEGVPGLAKTLTIKSLAQAVHAKFSRIQFTPDLLPADVIGTMIYQQQRNEFVVRKGPIFANFILADEINRAPAKVQSALLEAMQERQVTIGDSTYKLEEPFLVLATQNPLEQEGTYPLPEAQVDRFIMKVIVGYPTKQEEQMIIRQNVQGMKSPVVMPVVSIQDMIEAKELTRNIYMDEKIEQYILDIVFATRTPEEYGLSKLKPLLSYGGSPRASINLALAAKAYAYLSRRAFVIPEDVKAIAKDVLRHRLGLTYEAEAENVNVEQIIEDILKTIQVP; this is translated from the coding sequence ATGTTGCCAACTTCAGAAGATATCCGCCAGTTGAATGAAAAGATTCAATACCAGGGTGTTTTTATTGACCGCCTGAGAGAAGAGGTGGGAAGGGTAATCGTAGGCCAGCAGCATATGCTGGATCGCCTGCTGATTGGTTTGTTAAGTAACGGGCATGTTTTGCTGGAGGGTGTGCCCGGGCTGGCAAAAACCCTGACGATAAAGTCATTGGCACAAGCAGTTCATGCAAAGTTCAGCCGGATCCAGTTTACCCCTGATCTGCTTCCTGCCGATGTGATTGGTACGATGATCTACCAGCAGCAGCGAAATGAATTTGTGGTGCGTAAGGGACCGATTTTCGCCAATTTTATCCTGGCGGATGAGATCAACCGGGCTCCTGCCAAAGTACAAAGTGCTTTACTGGAAGCAATGCAGGAACGGCAGGTAACCATTGGCGACAGCACGTATAAACTCGAAGAGCCCTTCCTGGTGCTGGCGACCCAAAACCCTCTTGAGCAGGAAGGCACTTATCCGTTACCTGAAGCCCAGGTAGATCGCTTCATTATGAAAGTGATAGTAGGGTATCCCACCAAACAGGAAGAGCAAATGATCATCCGGCAGAATGTCCAGGGCATGAAATCACCGGTGGTTATGCCGGTGGTAAGTATCCAGGATATGATCGAAGCAAAGGAGCTGACCCGGAATATTTATATGGATGAAAAGATTGAACAGTACATCCTGGATATTGTTTTTGCAACCCGAACACCGGAGGAGTATGGGTTATCGAAGCTAAAACCCCTGCTGTCCTATGGCGGATCACCCAGGGCCAGTATAAACCTGGCTTTGGCAGCGAAAGCCTATGCGTATTTATCCCGGCGTGCATTTGTAATTCCCGAAGATGTAAAGGCCATTGCCAAAGATGTACTGAGGCATCGTCTTGGACTCACCTATGAAGCCGAAGCAGAAAATGTAAACGTTGAGCAGATTATTGAAGACATCCTGAAAACCATACAGGTTCCATAA
- a CDS encoding vitamin B12-dependent ribonucleotide reductase gives MASIQPAAKGLSFSRRFTREDTPVFDLFTYDYRSSVIRNPNGEVVFEMNNVEVPAGWSQIATDILAQKYFRKAGVPLADGSLGRETSSKQVAHRMAHCWRVWGERYGYFATEKDAQVFYEELVYSILNQACVPNSPQWFNTGLYECYGIKGKPQGHYYVDQADGQLKKSTSAYERPQPHACFILSVEDDLVNEGGIMDLWVREARIFKYGSGVGTNFSNIRGDGEKLSGGGTSSGLMSFLKIGDRAAGAIKSGGTTRRAAKMVCLDLDHPEILQFIDWKVEEEKKVAALINAGYSSDYEGEAYKTVSGQNSNNSVRVPNSFFDKLAKNEDWELKARSDGRVMKKVPATEIWNKIAYAAWRCADPGLQYDTTINEWHTCPEGGAIRASNPCSEYMFLDNTACNLASANLMKFFDAGTKVFDVEGYAYSCRLWTVVLEISVLMAQFPSKEVAQLSYDYRTLGLGYANLGTMLMVSGIAYDSEEARGIAGAVSAIMTGVAYGTSAELASILGPFSKYEENKKHMLRVMRNHRAAAYDANEAYEGLQIRPMGIQAKYCPDYLLKAATKAWDDAVQLGEKYGYRNAQTTVIAPTGTIGLVMDCDTTGVEPDFALVKFKKLSGGGYFKIINQSVPAALKNMGYSQAEMDAIIKYAVGSASFAGAPFINHQTLSEKGFIAEEIKKLDDAVKSAFEIGFVFNRFALGEACLERLGFSAEQYNDWNFNLLEALGFTEEQIDAANDYVCGTMTVEGSPFLKAEHLPVFDCANKCGKKGQRYIHATGHIRMMGAVQPFISGAISKTINLPNEAKVEEIAACYLLSWQLGLKANALYRDGSKLSQPLSNKSDKKKKTEETAEEKAETAASIAVSNIIDMGKLTIDELLEEVQKRVQSSPDTKLKRELARIVERRTLPAKRRGYTQKAKINGQALFVRTGEYGDGTLGEIFIDMAKEGATMRSMLNCFAIAVSIGLQYGVPLEEFVEKFVFTRFEPAGMVDHPNIKSATSIVDFIFRSLAYEYLDRSDLVHVLDKPEVMNTGKDDWDEPTIAGGEKKTPELSDVRIVAAAQPKSQEAPKPARNSGVKVESAGSFDALNAASRSMQSDAPACNVCGHLTIRSGTCYKCLNCGNSLGCS, from the coding sequence ATGGCCTCAATACAACCAGCCGCGAAAGGGCTATCCTTCAGCCGTCGCTTTACCCGGGAAGATACGCCTGTATTTGACCTGTTCACATACGACTACCGTAGCTCGGTGATCAGGAACCCAAATGGCGAAGTGGTATTTGAAATGAATAATGTGGAAGTGCCTGCGGGCTGGAGCCAGATCGCTACGGATATCCTGGCTCAAAAATATTTCCGGAAAGCAGGAGTACCCCTGGCAGATGGAAGTTTGGGCCGGGAAACTTCCTCCAAGCAGGTGGCGCATCGTATGGCGCATTGCTGGCGGGTTTGGGGTGAACGGTATGGCTATTTCGCAACGGAGAAAGATGCCCAGGTTTTTTATGAAGAATTAGTGTATTCTATTTTAAACCAGGCCTGCGTTCCAAATAGCCCGCAGTGGTTCAACACCGGCCTGTATGAGTGTTATGGAATAAAGGGAAAACCGCAGGGTCATTATTATGTGGACCAGGCCGATGGCCAGCTGAAGAAATCAACTTCAGCATACGAGCGGCCGCAGCCGCATGCCTGCTTTATTTTAAGTGTGGAAGATGACCTGGTGAATGAAGGTGGTATAATGGACCTTTGGGTTCGCGAAGCCAGGATCTTTAAATATGGGTCTGGTGTAGGCACCAACTTCTCCAATATTCGCGGCGATGGTGAAAAGCTGAGTGGCGGGGGGACATCATCCGGATTGATGAGTTTCCTCAAAATTGGTGATCGGGCGGCAGGTGCGATTAAAAGTGGTGGCACTACGCGCCGGGCAGCAAAAATGGTTTGCCTGGACCTGGACCATCCAGAAATACTGCAATTCATTGACTGGAAGGTGGAAGAAGAAAAGAAAGTGGCGGCATTGATCAATGCAGGTTATTCCAGTGATTATGAAGGTGAAGCGTATAAAACGGTAAGTGGACAAAATTCCAATAATTCAGTGCGCGTTCCCAACAGCTTTTTTGACAAACTTGCAAAAAATGAAGACTGGGAACTGAAAGCACGTAGCGATGGCCGTGTGATGAAAAAAGTTCCGGCAACTGAAATCTGGAATAAAATTGCTTATGCTGCCTGGCGTTGTGCAGACCCCGGATTACAATATGATACCACCATTAATGAATGGCATACTTGTCCGGAAGGTGGCGCCATCCGCGCTTCCAATCCTTGTTCCGAATACATGTTCCTCGACAATACGGCTTGTAACCTGGCATCGGCCAACCTGATGAAATTCTTCGATGCCGGCACCAAGGTTTTTGATGTGGAAGGTTATGCGTATTCCTGCCGGCTTTGGACGGTTGTTTTGGAAATTTCAGTGCTGATGGCACAATTTCCATCGAAAGAAGTGGCCCAGCTGTCCTACGATTACCGTACGCTCGGTCTTGGCTATGCGAACCTGGGTACTATGCTGATGGTGAGTGGAATAGCCTATGACAGTGAAGAAGCAAGGGGTATTGCAGGTGCGGTCTCCGCAATAATGACCGGGGTTGCTTATGGAACATCTGCAGAACTGGCCAGTATTTTAGGGCCCTTCAGCAAATACGAAGAGAATAAAAAGCATATGCTGCGGGTGATGCGTAATCACCGTGCGGCAGCCTATGACGCCAACGAGGCATATGAAGGCCTCCAGATCAGGCCAATGGGTATCCAGGCGAAATATTGCCCTGATTACCTGTTAAAGGCAGCCACCAAAGCATGGGATGATGCGGTGCAACTGGGCGAAAAATATGGCTACCGGAATGCGCAGACCACAGTGATTGCACCAACCGGAACAATCGGGTTGGTGATGGATTGTGATACCACCGGAGTTGAACCGGATTTTGCGTTGGTGAAATTTAAAAAGCTCAGTGGTGGCGGATATTTTAAGATCATCAACCAGTCGGTACCTGCTGCTTTAAAAAATATGGGGTATAGCCAGGCCGAGATGGATGCCATCATTAAATATGCGGTAGGATCAGCTTCCTTTGCCGGTGCGCCTTTTATCAATCACCAAACTTTAAGTGAGAAAGGATTCATCGCAGAGGAAATCAAGAAACTGGATGATGCCGTGAAAAGCGCTTTTGAGATCGGGTTTGTTTTCAACCGCTTTGCCCTTGGTGAGGCCTGCCTGGAAAGACTCGGATTTTCTGCAGAACAATATAACGACTGGAATTTTAACCTGCTGGAGGCGCTTGGGTTTACGGAAGAACAGATTGATGCGGCCAATGATTATGTCTGCGGTACCATGACCGTGGAAGGGTCGCCATTCTTAAAGGCAGAACATTTGCCTGTATTTGATTGTGCCAATAAATGCGGGAAGAAAGGTCAGCGGTATATCCATGCCACCGGCCATATCAGGATGATGGGTGCGGTTCAACCGTTTATCAGCGGGGCGATTTCAAAAACCATTAACCTGCCCAATGAAGCGAAGGTGGAAGAGATCGCGGCATGTTACCTGCTCAGCTGGCAATTAGGTTTAAAGGCCAATGCATTGTATCGTGACGGATCCAAACTGAGTCAACCGCTGAGCAATAAGAGTGATAAGAAGAAAAAAACAGAAGAAACAGCTGAGGAAAAAGCAGAAACAGCCGCATCCATTGCTGTTTCCAATATCATCGATATGGGTAAACTCACCATTGATGAATTGCTGGAGGAAGTGCAGAAAAGGGTACAGTCCTCACCAGATACCAAGCTGAAAAGGGAGCTGGCCAGGATTGTGGAAAGAAGAACATTGCCTGCAAAGCGGCGTGGGTATACGCAAAAGGCGAAGATCAACGGACAGGCCCTGTTTGTGCGCACCGGTGAATATGGCGATGGTACCTTAGGGGAGATCTTTATTGATATGGCGAAGGAAGGGGCTACTATGCGGAGTATGCTGAACTGCTTTGCCATTGCAGTATCGATCGGATTGCAGTATGGAGTGCCGCTGGAGGAATTCGTAGAGAAATTTGTTTTTACCAGGTTCGAACCTGCCGGAATGGTAGACCACCCGAATATCAAGAGCGCAACCTCAATTGTTGATTTTATTTTCCGTTCCCTGGCATATGAATACCTGGATCGTTCTGACCTGGTGCATGTGCTGGATAAACCGGAAGTGATGAATACCGGAAAGGATGACTGGGATGAACCGACGATTGCCGGTGGAGAAAAAAAAACACCAGAGTTAAGTGATGTCCGCATAGTAGCTGCCGCCCAGCCAAAATCCCAGGAAGCCCCAAAACCCGCCAGGAATAGCGGGGTGAAAGTGGAGTCTGCCGGAAGTTTTGATGCCCTGAATGCTGCCAGCAGGTCTATGCAAAGTGATGCCCCGGCCTGTAATGTTTGCGGGCACCTGACGATCCGGAGCGGTACCTGTTATAAATGCCTGAACTGCGGAAACAGTTTAGGTTGCAGTTAA
- a CDS encoding NAD+ synthase: MKIALAQQNYHIGNFAANTQKIIAAIHKAEREGADLVVFSELSVCGYPPRDFLEFEDFIHQCYAAIDQIKAHTQSIGVIVGAPQRNPVPEGKDLFNAAWLLYEGEVKAVAHKTCLPTYDVFDEYRYFEPGYTWDIVPFKGRRIALTICEDIWALSENPLYRICPMNELMKQRPDLMVNISASPFDYDHDEDRKEIIRANVLEYGLPMVYCNCVGSQTEIVFDGGSVVYDANGEMVKELKYFEEDFAIVDIDGSYITASGATPAIRKFDKEMRVSKISDPDKIIDYLVAENNIAQIYCALVLGIRDYFSKMGFSKAILGSSGGIDSAVTLALACDALGAENVRAILMPSQYSTTHSVTDAEQLSRNLGNPYDIIAIKPVYDAFIQSLAPIFGDLPFSVAEENIQSRSRGNLVMAIANKFGYILLNTSNKSELATGYGTLYGDMAGGLSVLGDVYKMQVFALAKYINRNKEIIPVNIITKPPSAELRPGQKDSDSLPEYDLLDKVLYQYIERRQGPTEIIAMGIDEALVKRVLKLVNTNEYKRNQFCPIIRVSSKAFGVGRRMPIVGKYLS; encoded by the coding sequence ATGAAGATCGCACTGGCCCAACAAAACTATCATATCGGGAATTTTGCTGCCAACACGCAAAAAATAATTGCTGCCATCCACAAGGCAGAACGTGAAGGAGCCGACCTGGTAGTATTTTCGGAGCTGAGTGTTTGCGGGTATCCGCCGCGTGATTTCCTCGAATTCGAGGATTTTATCCATCAATGTTATGCTGCGATTGACCAGATAAAAGCGCATACACAATCCATAGGTGTAATTGTTGGTGCCCCCCAGCGAAATCCGGTGCCTGAAGGAAAGGATCTTTTTAATGCGGCATGGTTGTTATATGAAGGCGAAGTAAAGGCGGTGGCTCATAAAACCTGTTTGCCAACCTATGATGTGTTTGATGAATACCGTTATTTCGAGCCGGGCTATACCTGGGATATTGTACCCTTCAAAGGCAGGCGAATTGCGTTGACAATTTGTGAAGATATCTGGGCACTGAGCGAAAATCCATTATACAGGATCTGCCCGATGAATGAATTGATGAAACAGCGGCCCGACCTGATGGTCAATATTTCTGCTTCACCATTTGATTATGACCATGATGAAGACCGTAAGGAAATTATAAGGGCCAATGTGCTGGAATACGGGTTACCTATGGTATACTGTAATTGTGTAGGATCACAAACTGAAATTGTATTTGACGGTGGCAGTGTAGTATATGATGCAAATGGTGAAATGGTAAAGGAGCTGAAATATTTCGAAGAAGATTTTGCGATTGTGGATATAGATGGCAGTTATATAACTGCTTCTGGTGCAACACCCGCGATCAGGAAGTTTGATAAGGAAATGCGCGTGTCAAAAATCAGTGATCCCGATAAGATCATTGATTACCTGGTAGCGGAAAATAATATAGCCCAGATTTATTGTGCCCTGGTATTAGGGATACGCGACTATTTCAGCAAGATGGGTTTTTCAAAAGCCATCCTTGGCAGCAGCGGTGGAATTGACAGTGCGGTTACCCTGGCGCTGGCCTGCGACGCGTTAGGTGCGGAGAACGTCCGGGCAATCCTGATGCCATCACAATATTCAACGACACATTCAGTAACTGATGCTGAGCAACTGAGCAGGAACCTGGGCAATCCATATGATATCATCGCCATCAAGCCTGTTTATGATGCCTTCATCCAATCGCTGGCGCCTATTTTTGGCGACCTGCCTTTTAGTGTAGCCGAAGAGAATATCCAGAGCAGGTCAAGGGGAAACCTTGTAATGGCCATTGCCAATAAATTCGGCTATATTTTATTGAATACATCCAATAAAAGCGAATTGGCAACAGGGTATGGCACCTTGTATGGTGATATGGCAGGTGGATTAAGTGTTTTGGGCGATGTATATAAGATGCAGGTATTTGCCCTGGCAAAGTATATCAACCGGAATAAGGAAATCATACCAGTGAATATTATTACGAAGCCACCATCGGCTGAATTGCGACCCGGGCAGAAGGACAGTGATAGTTTACCGGAATATGACCTGTTGGATAAAGTGTTATACCAGTATATTGAAAGAAGGCAGGGGCCAACCGAAATTATTGCCATGGGAATTGATGAAGCACTTGTTAAACGCGTATTAAAGCTGGTGAACACGAATGAATACAAGCGCAATCAGTTTTGTCCGATTATCCGGGTAAGCTCAAAAGCGTTTGGAGTTGGAAGAAGGATGCCGATTGTAGGGAAATACCTGTCCTGA
- a CDS encoding lipocalin family protein, with protein MTQSMRLTLFGLCTILLTTVLSSCSKEGNNAPTKTELLTKQMWKIEKSGLDADKNGTIDLLDTWEACELDNTFLFKPDGSGVFDEGATKCSVTDPQSSEFTWIFKNNETILSGIIPALGFSGDANISALNDSTLEVYQDITIAGTPVRYIIRLKH; from the coding sequence ATGACCCAAAGCATGAGACTAACCTTGTTTGGTTTATGCACGATTCTCTTAACCACTGTCCTCAGCTCTTGCAGTAAGGAAGGAAACAACGCACCAACAAAAACTGAGCTTCTCACAAAACAAATGTGGAAAATAGAAAAGTCAGGCCTGGATGCCGATAAAAACGGCACCATTGACCTCTTGGATACCTGGGAAGCCTGTGAACTGGATAACACGTTCTTATTTAAACCTGATGGATCCGGAGTTTTTGATGAAGGGGCAACAAAATGTTCTGTTACTGATCCGCAATCCAGCGAGTTTACCTGGATATTCAAAAATAACGAAACCATATTGAGTGGAATTATCCCTGCGCTCGGATTTTCAGGAGATGCCAATATTTCGGCACTGAATGATTCAACACTGGAAGTTTACCAGGACATCACAATTGCAGGTACGCCTGTACGTTATATAATACGCCTGAAACACTGA
- a CDS encoding fatty acid desaturase family protein, with amino-acid sequence MAKVSFNNKNNQFFNTLKTNVDHYFSSNHLKKTGNFSLYAKTLVLVPGAILIYLSLLFFPMAAGVQILLSATLGAVLASIGFNVMHDACHGSYSSKKWVNEALGLSLNALGGNAFIWKFKHNILHHTYTNVDGMDDDIHKSPLMRQCRSQKWVPAHRFQHIYVVLMYAVSSFAWVFAMDFNKYFKQRIIDTPLQKMTWRDHFVFWLSKVLYAVFYIVIPVSIVGWGPWAIGFAVMHMVMGLTLALVFQLAHVVEHAEFEKISSEHTVIENAWAEHQVRTTANFAPGNILVNWYVGGLNYQVEHHLFPKISHVHYPALSKIVQKTCEEYNLPYNTYPTMTASMISHFKMMRSLGQQP; translated from the coding sequence ATGGCTAAAGTAAGTTTCAACAATAAGAACAACCAGTTCTTCAACACCCTGAAAACTAATGTAGATCATTATTTCAGTAGCAATCATCTCAAAAAGACGGGAAATTTCAGTCTTTATGCAAAGACACTTGTCCTTGTTCCTGGTGCGATCCTCATTTATCTTTCCCTCCTGTTTTTTCCAATGGCAGCAGGTGTGCAGATTTTGCTGTCGGCCACTTTAGGGGCTGTCCTGGCCAGCATTGGATTCAATGTGATGCATGATGCCTGCCATGGTAGTTATTCCTCCAAAAAATGGGTGAATGAAGCACTCGGCCTTAGCCTTAATGCCCTTGGCGGGAATGCGTTCATCTGGAAATTTAAACACAATATCCTGCACCATACCTACACCAATGTGGATGGAATGGATGATGATATCCATAAGAGTCCGCTCATGCGCCAATGCCGCTCACAAAAATGGGTACCTGCCCACCGGTTTCAACATATTTATGTCGTACTGATGTATGCTGTTTCTTCTTTTGCATGGGTATTCGCGATGGATTTTAATAAATATTTCAAACAGCGGATCATCGATACACCTTTGCAAAAGATGACCTGGCGGGACCATTTCGTTTTTTGGCTGAGTAAAGTTTTATATGCTGTATTTTATATCGTGATACCGGTTTCAATAGTAGGTTGGGGACCATGGGCAATTGGATTTGCAGTGATGCACATGGTAATGGGTTTGACCCTGGCCCTGGTATTTCAATTGGCCCACGTCGTTGAGCATGCAGAGTTTGAAAAAATATCGAGTGAACATACAGTCATCGAAAATGCATGGGCTGAACACCAGGTCCGGACAACTGCAAATTTTGCTCCGGGGAATATATTAGTGAACTGGTATGTAGGCGGATTGAATTACCAGGTAGAACATCACCTCTTTCCAAAGATCAGTCATGTGCATTATCCGGCTTTAAGTAAAATTGTTCAGAAGACCTGCGAAGAGTATAACCTTCCGTACAATACCTACCCAACGATGACGGCTTCGATGATTTCGCATTTTAAAATGATGAGATCTTTGGGTCAGCAGCCCTGA
- a CDS encoding geranylgeranylglyceryl/heptaprenylglyceryl phosphate synthase, with protein MQNGIYHHIQEKKLAKQKSFAVLIDPDKVQPDQLEHLMTLSAEAGVDYFLVGGSLVVSNHLDDCILAIKELSDIPVILFPGSPSQISRHADALLYLSLISGRNPELLIGQHVISAPFIKQSGLEIMSTGYMVIDGGAPTTVSYISNASPIPADKQEIALCTALAGEMLGMKLIYMDAGSGARRPVSDDMIAAVARQISIPIIVGGGITDPEKAYRNCQAGADIIVVGNAIEKDAGLIKEMSAAVHAAVKPISH; from the coding sequence ATGCAAAACGGCATCTATCATCATATTCAGGAAAAGAAGCTTGCAAAGCAAAAATCTTTTGCCGTACTTATTGACCCGGACAAGGTTCAGCCCGACCAGTTGGAACACCTGATGACGCTGTCAGCAGAAGCTGGCGTTGATTATTTCCTCGTAGGCGGAAGCCTGGTAGTATCCAACCACCTGGATGATTGCATCCTGGCTATCAAGGAATTATCTGATATTCCAGTGATCCTTTTCCCGGGAAGTCCATCCCAGATCTCCCGCCATGCCGATGCCCTGCTTTACCTGTCGCTTATTTCCGGCAGGAACCCTGAATTACTCATTGGCCAGCATGTGATCAGTGCGCCTTTTATCAAACAAAGCGGATTGGAAATCATGAGTACCGGCTACATGGTGATTGATGGTGGCGCTCCGACTACGGTTTCTTATATCAGCAATGCCTCACCCATACCTGCCGATAAACAGGAAATTGCCCTTTGTACCGCCCTGGCGGGTGAAATGCTGGGCATGAAACTCATTTATATGGATGCCGGCAGTGGTGCCCGCAGGCCGGTAAGTGACGATATGATAGCAGCTGTGGCCAGGCAGATAAGTATCCCCATCATCGTAGGCGGGGGTATTACCGACCCCGAAAAAGCTTACAGGAATTGCCAGGCAGGTGCAGATATCATCGTTGTTGGTAATGCCATTGAAAAAGACGCCGGGCTCATTAAGGAAATGAGCGCGGCAGTTCATGCTGCCGTTAAGCCTATTTCCCATTGA